Proteins co-encoded in one Cupriavidus nantongensis genomic window:
- a CDS encoding YceI family protein — protein sequence MKLRSLVAAVAAVSATAAFGVASANTVTYNLDPTHTYPSFEADHLGGLSTWRGKFDKSSGVVTLDRAAKAGSVEVNIDPASIDFGNAKLNQHAKGPDMFDVQAFPEATYKGKFSKFKGDVPTEVDGVLTLRGVSKPVKLEIREFKCIQHPMLKREACGADAVGQFNRTDFGLDYGVKMGFKPEVKLAIQVEGVRAD from the coding sequence ATGAAACTGCGTTCCCTCGTTGCCGCCGTCGCGGCCGTTTCCGCAACCGCCGCCTTCGGCGTGGCTTCGGCCAACACCGTGACGTACAACCTCGATCCGACCCATACCTATCCCAGCTTCGAGGCCGACCACCTGGGCGGCCTGTCGACCTGGCGCGGCAAGTTCGACAAGTCCAGCGGCGTGGTGACGCTGGACCGCGCCGCCAAGGCGGGCTCGGTCGAGGTCAACATCGACCCGGCTTCGATCGATTTCGGCAATGCCAAGCTGAACCAGCACGCCAAGGGCCCGGATATGTTCGACGTGCAGGCCTTCCCCGAGGCCACCTACAAGGGCAAGTTCTCCAAGTTCAAGGGCGACGTGCCGACCGAGGTCGACGGCGTGCTGACGCTGCGCGGCGTGTCCAAGCCGGTCAAGCTGGAAATCCGCGAGTTCAAGTGCATCCAGCACCCGATGCTCAAGCGCGAAGCCTGCGGCGCCGACGCCGTGGGCCAGTTCAACCGGACCGATTTCGGCCTGGACTATGGCGTCAAGAT
- a CDS encoding YceI family protein codes for MKSNSRRGSATLRATLAAVLAATGIAANLAWAQVDAAKSSVTAVARQIGVPMEGKFRKFDANVSFDPAKLATSTAKIEIDVASFEIGDAETTREVKGKDWFDAAKYPKAVFQSTSIKNGTPGKYDVAGKLTIKGKTVDVVVPATYRQEGGAQVFEGALPIKRTAFNIGDGEWKDTSVVADDVQIKFRIVLAKK; via the coding sequence ATGAAAAGCAATTCCCGCCGCGGCTCGGCAACTCTCCGCGCCACCCTGGCCGCCGTGCTGGCCGCCACCGGCATCGCCGCCAACCTGGCCTGGGCCCAGGTCGACGCCGCCAAAAGCTCGGTCACCGCGGTGGCACGCCAGATCGGCGTGCCGATGGAAGGCAAGTTCAGGAAGTTCGACGCCAACGTCAGCTTCGACCCCGCCAAGCTGGCGACATCGACGGCCAAGATCGAGATCGACGTGGCCAGCTTCGAGATCGGCGATGCCGAGACCACCAGGGAAGTGAAGGGCAAGGACTGGTTCGACGCCGCCAAATACCCCAAGGCGGTGTTCCAGTCGACCAGCATCAAGAACGGCACGCCGGGCAAGTACGACGTGGCCGGCAAGCTGACCATCAAGGGCAAGACCGTGGACGTGGTGGTGCCCGCCACCTACCGCCAGGAGGGCGGCGCGCAGGTGTTCGAGGGCGCGCTGCCGATCAAGCGCACCGCGTTCAATATCGGCGACGGCGAATGGAAGGACACCTCCGTGGTCGCCGACGATGTCCAGATCAAATTCCGTATCGTGCTGGCCAAGAAGTAA
- a CDS encoding cytochrome b, translating into MRSTATAPAGYGATAIALHWLVALAIFAAFGLGLYMTGIPGLTPTKLKLYSWHKWLGVTIFAIAVLRVLWRATHAAPPVAPGTPAWQARAAAGAHHLLYLLIVIVPISGYLYSSAAGVPVVYLGLWKMPALIEKSDALKEVLKFTHIWLNYLMAAVVVVHAAAAVKHQFVDRDGTLGRMLPFLR; encoded by the coding sequence ATGCGTTCTACCGCCACTGCCCCCGCCGGCTACGGTGCCACCGCGATCGCCCTGCACTGGCTGGTGGCGCTGGCCATCTTCGCCGCTTTCGGGCTGGGCCTGTACATGACCGGCATTCCGGGGCTGACGCCGACCAAGCTCAAGCTGTACTCCTGGCACAAGTGGCTGGGCGTGACGATCTTCGCCATCGCCGTGCTGCGCGTGCTGTGGCGCGCCACCCACGCCGCGCCGCCGGTCGCGCCCGGCACCCCGGCGTGGCAGGCCAGGGCGGCGGCCGGGGCCCACCACCTGCTGTACCTGCTGATCGTGATCGTGCCGATCAGTGGCTACCTGTACAGCTCGGCCGCGGGTGTGCCGGTGGTCTACCTGGGCCTGTGGAAAATGCCGGCGCTGATCGAGAAAAGCGATGCGCTGAAGGAAGTGCTGAAGTTCACCCATATCTGGCTGAACTACCTGATGGCCGCGGTGGTCGTTGTCCATGCGGCGGCGGCGGTGAAGCACCAGTTTGTCGACCGTGACGGCACGCTGGGCCGGATGCTGCCGTTCCTGCGCTGA
- the purB gene encoding adenylosuccinate lyase: protein MTSSSLSPLTALSPIDGRYAAKADALREWLSEAAFMRNRVKVEVHWLIALAQAGLPDMPKFSAASEAALLALVDKFSESDAARIKEIEAVTNHDVKAVEYWLKEQVKGNAELEAASEFIHFACTSEDINNTSHGMMLKGAREGVVVPALKRVHARLVELARLNAAQPMLSRTHGQPASPTTLGKEMANVAARLARAIQRIEQVELLGKMNGAVGNYNAHLSAYPAFDWEAFSKQVIETRLGLTFNPYTIQIEPHDYMAELFDAIARANTILLDLNRDVWGYISLGYFKQKTKAGEIGSSTMPHKVNPIDFENSEGNLGLANAVLRHLSEKLPVSRWQRDLTDSTVLRNIGVAFGYSLLAYEACLRGLGKLETNPERLDEDLDNCWEVLAEPVQTVMRRFGVPNPYEQLKELTRGKGISREALQTFINGLAIPDDAKKLLLEMTPASYIGKAVTLAERI from the coding sequence ATGACCTCCTCCTCGCTTTCGCCGCTCACCGCCCTGTCCCCGATCGATGGCCGTTACGCCGCCAAGGCCGATGCGCTGCGCGAATGGCTGTCCGAGGCGGCCTTCATGCGCAACCGCGTCAAGGTCGAGGTGCACTGGCTGATCGCGCTGGCGCAGGCCGGCCTGCCCGACATGCCGAAGTTCTCGGCCGCGTCCGAGGCCGCGCTGCTGGCGCTGGTCGACAAGTTCAGCGAGTCCGACGCCGCCCGCATCAAGGAAATCGAGGCGGTCACCAACCATGACGTGAAGGCGGTCGAGTACTGGCTCAAGGAGCAGGTCAAGGGCAACGCCGAACTGGAAGCCGCCAGCGAGTTCATCCACTTCGCCTGCACCTCGGAAGACATCAACAACACCTCGCACGGCATGATGCTCAAGGGCGCGCGCGAGGGCGTGGTGGTGCCGGCGCTGAAGCGCGTGCACGCGCGCCTGGTCGAGCTCGCCAGGCTCAATGCCGCCCAGCCGATGCTGTCGCGCACCCACGGCCAGCCGGCCAGCCCGACCACGCTCGGCAAGGAAATGGCCAACGTCGCCGCGCGCCTGGCGCGCGCGATCCAGCGCATCGAGCAGGTCGAGCTGCTGGGCAAGATGAACGGCGCCGTGGGCAATTACAACGCCCACCTGTCGGCCTATCCCGCGTTCGACTGGGAAGCGTTCTCGAAGCAGGTCATCGAAACCCGCCTGGGCCTGACCTTCAACCCGTACACCATCCAGATCGAGCCACACGACTACATGGCCGAGCTGTTCGACGCGATCGCCCGCGCCAACACCATCCTGCTCGACCTGAACCGCGACGTCTGGGGCTATATCTCGCTGGGCTACTTCAAGCAGAAGACCAAGGCCGGCGAAATCGGCTCGTCGACCATGCCGCACAAGGTCAACCCGATCGATTTCGAAAACTCGGAAGGCAACCTGGGCCTGGCCAACGCGGTGCTGCGCCACCTGTCCGAGAAGCTGCCGGTGTCGCGCTGGCAGCGCGACCTGACCGACTCGACCGTGCTGCGCAATATCGGCGTGGCCTTCGGCTACAGCCTGCTGGCGTACGAGGCCTGCCTGCGCGGCCTGGGCAAGCTCGAGACCAACCCCGAGCGCCTCGACGAAGACCTCGACAACTGCTGGGAAGTGCTGGCCGAGCCGGTGCAGACCGTGATGCGCCGTTTTGGCGTGCCCAATCCGTACGAGCAGCTCAAGGAGCTGACCCGCGGCAAGGGCATCTCGCGCGAAGCGCTGCAAACCTTCATCAACGGCCTGGCGATCCCCGACGATGCCAAGAAGCTGCTGCTGGAGATGACGCCCGCCAGCTATATCGGCAAGGCCGTGACGCTCGCCGAGCGCATCTGA
- a CDS encoding glutathione S-transferase C-terminal domain-containing protein has protein sequence MKLYASRTSPYARKVRVVMAEKKIECQLIEEDVWSPETRIGQYNPLGKVPCLVMEDGGAIFDSRVIVEYVDTLTPVSRLIPQGGRERLEVRCWEALADGLLDAALLVRLEATQREPHERSERWVQRQRGKIDAALVAMAHGLADRPFCTGTHYSLADVAVGCALSYLDFRFPEIAWRERHPNLAALEEKLSKRQSFIDTEPPRG, from the coding sequence ATGAAGCTGTATGCATCCCGGACCAGTCCGTACGCGCGCAAGGTGCGCGTGGTGATGGCGGAGAAGAAGATCGAGTGCCAGCTGATCGAAGAGGACGTCTGGTCGCCTGAAACCCGGATCGGCCAGTACAACCCGCTGGGCAAGGTGCCGTGCCTGGTAATGGAAGACGGCGGCGCGATCTTCGATTCGCGCGTGATCGTCGAGTATGTCGACACGCTGACGCCGGTCAGCCGGCTGATCCCGCAGGGCGGGCGCGAGCGCCTGGAAGTGCGCTGCTGGGAAGCGCTGGCCGACGGCCTGCTCGACGCCGCGCTGCTGGTGCGCCTGGAGGCCACCCAGCGCGAGCCGCACGAACGCAGCGAGCGCTGGGTGCAGCGCCAGCGCGGCAAGATCGATGCGGCACTGGTGGCCATGGCCCACGGCCTGGCCGACCGCCCGTTCTGCACCGGCACGCATTACTCGCTGGCCGACGTGGCGGTGGGCTGCGCGCTGTCCTACCTGGACTTCCGCTTCCCGGAGATCGCCTGGCGCGAGCGCCATCCGAACCTGGCCGCGCTTGAAGAAAAGCTATCGAAGCGGCAGTCGTTCATCGATACCGAGCCACCGCGCGGCTGA
- the mnmA gene encoding tRNA 2-thiouridine(34) synthase MnmA, whose product MSGAAKRVVVGMSGGVDSSVTAWLLKQQGYEVIGLFMKNWEDDDDSEYCSTRQDWLDVVSVADLIGVDVEAVNFAAEYKDRVFADFLREYSAGRTPNPDVLCNAEIKFKAFLDHAMSLGAETIATGHYARVRQNAAGRFELLKALDHTKDQSYFLHRLNQAQLSRTLFPLGEIPKTRVREIAAEIGLPNAKKKDSTGICFIGERPFRDFLNRYLPTKPGPMKTPEGKVVGEHIGLAFYTLGQRKGIGLGGSRDGNGDAWYVARKDMANNTLYVVQGHDHPWLLTPVLTASDLSWVAGEPPAAGAAMAAKTRYRQSDAACTVQAVDAQALTLSFAEPQWAVTPGQSAVLYDGDVCLGGGIIQ is encoded by the coding sequence GTGAGCGGTGCCGCAAAGCGTGTCGTGGTGGGGATGTCGGGCGGGGTCGATTCGTCGGTCACCGCATGGCTGCTCAAGCAGCAGGGCTACGAGGTCATCGGCCTGTTCATGAAGAACTGGGAAGACGATGACGACAGCGAATACTGCTCCACCCGCCAGGACTGGCTCGACGTGGTCTCGGTGGCCGACCTGATCGGCGTCGACGTCGAGGCGGTCAACTTCGCCGCCGAATACAAGGACCGCGTCTTCGCCGACTTCCTGCGGGAATACTCGGCCGGCCGCACGCCCAACCCGGATGTGCTGTGCAATGCCGAGATCAAGTTCAAGGCCTTCCTGGACCACGCCATGTCGCTTGGCGCGGAAACCATCGCCACCGGCCACTATGCGCGCGTGCGCCAGAACGCGGCCGGCCGCTTCGAGCTGCTCAAGGCGCTCGACCATACCAAGGACCAGAGCTACTTCCTGCACCGGCTGAACCAGGCGCAGCTGTCGCGCACGCTGTTCCCGCTGGGCGAGATCCCGAAGACGCGCGTGCGCGAGATCGCCGCCGAGATCGGCCTGCCGAACGCGAAGAAGAAGGACTCGACCGGCATCTGCTTTATCGGCGAGCGTCCGTTCCGCGATTTCCTGAACCGCTACCTGCCCACCAAACCGGGGCCGATGAAGACGCCCGAGGGCAAGGTGGTCGGCGAGCATATCGGCCTGGCGTTCTATACGCTGGGGCAGCGCAAGGGCATCGGCCTGGGCGGCAGCCGCGACGGCAATGGCGACGCCTGGTATGTCGCGCGCAAGGACATGGCGAACAATACGCTTTACGTGGTGCAGGGCCACGATCATCCGTGGCTGCTGACGCCGGTGCTGACCGCGTCGGACCTGTCCTGGGTGGCCGGCGAGCCGCCCGCCGCGGGCGCGGCGATGGCGGCCAAGACCCGCTATCGCCAGAGCGATGCCGCCTGCACGGTGCAGGCGGTTGACGCGCAGGCGCTGACGCTGTCGTTCGCCGAGCCGCAATGGGCGGTCACGCCCGGGCAGTCGGCGGTGCTGTATGACGGGGATGTCTGCCTGGGGGGCGGGATCATCCAGTAA
- a CDS encoding NUDIX hydrolase has translation MPSDWNASVTVAAVIERGGRFLLVEEETADGLRLNQPAGHLDPGESLIRAVIRETLEETAHTFEPRALLGCYMGRSLSSRTGGDVTYVRFAFTGDLGSLDAGRQLDTGIVRTVWMGADELRACPERHRSPLVMACVDDYLAGKRFALDALYTHPSVLQAGAQS, from the coding sequence ATGCCAAGTGACTGGAATGCCAGCGTGACCGTTGCCGCCGTGATCGAACGCGGCGGCCGGTTCCTGCTGGTGGAAGAGGAAACCGCCGACGGGCTGCGCCTGAACCAGCCTGCGGGGCACCTGGATCCGGGCGAAAGCCTGATCCGCGCCGTGATCCGCGAAACCCTGGAAGAAACCGCCCACACCTTCGAGCCGCGCGCGCTGCTGGGCTGCTACATGGGGCGTTCGCTGTCGTCGCGCACCGGCGGCGACGTGACCTACGTGCGCTTCGCCTTTACCGGGGACCTCGGCTCGCTCGACGCCGGCCGCCAGCTCGACACCGGCATCGTGCGCACGGTCTGGATGGGCGCCGACGAGCTGCGCGCCTGCCCGGAGCGGCATCGTTCGCCGCTGGTGATGGCGTGCGTCGACGACTACCTGGCCGGCAAGCGCTTTGCGCTGGATGCGCTGTACACGCACCCGTCGGTGCTGCAGGCGGGGGCCCAGTCGTGA
- a CDS encoding Re/Si-specific NAD(P)(+) transhydrogenase subunit alpha, whose translation MYIGIPQETRAGETRVAATPETVKKYVAQGHKVVIQAGAGLGASQPDGAYEAVGATIGSAADALGAQLVLKVRAPEPAELAQMKPGAVLVGMLNPFDADNNARMAAANITAFALEAAPRTTRAQSMDVLSSQANIAGYKAVLVAAHHYQRFMPMLMTAAGTVKAARVLILGAGVAGLQAIATAKRLGAVIEASDVRPAVKEQIESLGAKFLDVPFLTDEEREIAQGVGGYARPMPPDWMKRQAELVHQRAIQADIVITTALIPGRKAPVLLQEATVAQMKPGSVVVDLAAAQGGNCPLTVADQVVNHNGVILVGHTNLASMVAADASALYARNVLDFLKLVVDKDGQFTLNLEDDIVAACLMCRDGQVVREAA comes from the coding sequence ATGTACATCGGCATCCCGCAGGAGACGCGGGCCGGCGAGACTCGCGTCGCCGCCACCCCGGAGACCGTCAAGAAATACGTCGCCCAGGGCCACAAGGTGGTGATCCAGGCCGGCGCCGGCCTGGGCGCCAGCCAGCCCGACGGCGCGTATGAGGCGGTCGGCGCCACCATCGGCAGCGCCGCCGACGCGCTCGGCGCGCAACTGGTGCTGAAGGTGCGCGCACCGGAGCCCGCCGAGCTGGCGCAGATGAAGCCCGGCGCGGTGCTGGTGGGCATGCTCAATCCCTTCGATGCCGACAACAACGCGCGCATGGCGGCCGCCAACATCACCGCGTTCGCGCTGGAAGCCGCGCCGCGCACCACGCGCGCGCAGAGCATGGACGTGCTGTCGTCGCAGGCCAATATCGCCGGCTACAAGGCCGTGCTGGTGGCCGCGCACCACTACCAGCGCTTCATGCCGATGCTGATGACCGCCGCCGGCACCGTCAAGGCCGCGCGCGTGCTGATCCTCGGCGCCGGCGTCGCCGGGCTGCAGGCGATCGCCACCGCCAAGCGCCTGGGCGCGGTGATCGAGGCGTCCGACGTGCGCCCTGCGGTCAAGGAGCAGATCGAATCGCTCGGCGCCAAGTTCCTCGACGTGCCGTTCCTGACCGACGAAGAGCGCGAGATCGCGCAGGGCGTAGGCGGCTACGCGCGCCCGATGCCTCCGGACTGGATGAAGCGCCAGGCCGAGCTGGTGCACCAGCGCGCAATCCAGGCCGACATCGTCATCACCACCGCGCTGATCCCGGGCCGCAAGGCGCCGGTGCTGTTGCAGGAAGCGACCGTGGCGCAAATGAAGCCAGGTTCGGTGGTGGTGGACCTGGCCGCCGCGCAGGGCGGCAACTGCCCGCTGACGGTGGCCGACCAGGTGGTCAACCACAACGGCGTGATCCTGGTCGGACATACCAACCTCGCCAGCATGGTCGCGGCCGACGCCTCGGCGCTCTACGCCCGCAACGTGCTGGACTTCCTCAAGCTGGTCGTCGACAAGGACGGCCAGTTCACGCTCAACCTCGAGGACGACATCGTCGCCGCCTGCCTGATGTGCAGGGACGGCCAGGTCGTGCGCGAGGCGGCGTAA
- the panD gene encoding aspartate 1-decarboxylase, producing MQRIMLRAKLHRVTVTQADLNYEGSCGIDQDLLDAADMKEFEKIELYNVNNGERFSTYIIKGERGSGEISLNGAAARRAHLGDQLIICTYAPMTDEEIATYKPKVILVNEKNGIKEIKKV from the coding sequence ATGCAACGCATCATGCTCCGCGCCAAGCTCCACCGCGTCACCGTGACGCAGGCGGACCTCAACTACGAGGGTTCGTGCGGCATCGACCAGGACCTGCTGGACGCTGCCGACATGAAGGAGTTCGAGAAGATCGAGCTGTACAACGTCAACAACGGCGAGCGCTTCTCCACCTACATCATCAAGGGCGAGCGCGGCAGCGGCGAGATCTCGCTGAACGGCGCCGCCGCGCGCCGCGCGCACCTGGGCGACCAGCTGATCATCTGCACCTACGCGCCGATGACCGACGAGGAAATCGCCACCTACAAGCCCAAGGTCATCCTGGTGAACGAGAAGAACGGCATCAAGGAAATCAAGAAGGTCTGA
- a CDS encoding NAD(P) transhydrogenase subunit alpha: MEMVNHTVINLIIFVLAIYVGYHVVWTVTPALHTPLMAVTNAISAIIIVGAMLAAGLTEGGVGRVMGTLAVALAAVNVFGGFLVTQRMLEMFKKKEPKAKAPEAKPALAKEGA; encoded by the coding sequence ATGGAGATGGTGAACCACACGGTGATCAACCTGATCATCTTCGTGCTGGCGATCTACGTGGGTTACCACGTGGTCTGGACGGTCACGCCGGCCCTGCATACGCCGCTGATGGCGGTAACCAACGCGATCTCGGCCATCATCATCGTCGGCGCCATGCTCGCCGCGGGCCTGACCGAAGGCGGCGTCGGGCGCGTGATGGGCACGCTGGCGGTGGCACTGGCCGCGGTCAACGTGTTCGGCGGCTTCCTGGTGACCCAGCGCATGCTGGAGATGTTCAAGAAGAAGGAACCGAAGGCGAAGGCGCCCGAGGCCAAGCCGGCACTGGCCAAGGAGGGCGCGTGA
- a CDS encoding NAD(P)(+) transhydrogenase (Re/Si-specific) subunit beta — protein sequence MAGLVSMNLVTLLYLVASVCFIQALKGLSHPASARKGNAFGMIGMAIAVVTTLVLIIKLKNEFLAAGTAQSSVGTGIALIFAALVVGGGIGAYVARKVQMTKMPELVAAMHSLIGLAAVFIAVAAVAEPAAFGISPAGSHLIPLGNRIELFIGCFVGAITFSGSVIAFGKLAGRYKFRLFQGAPVVFAGQHMLNLALAVAMVGFGIAFFMTQEWLPFLVMLAIAFVLGVLIIIPIGGADMPVVVSMLNSYSGWAAAGIGFSLNNPMLIIAGSLVGSSGAILSYIMCKAMNRSFFNVILGGFGGDASAGAAAGAQAQRNVKSGSADDAAFLMGNAETVIIVPGYGLAVARAQHALKELTEKLSEKGVTVKYAIHPVAGRMPGHMNVLLAEAEVPYDQVFEMEDINSEFGQADVVLVLGANDVVNPAAKTDPKSPIAGMPILEAYKAKTIIVNKRSMAAGYAGLDNELFYMDKTMMVFGDAKKVVEDMFKAVD from the coding sequence ATGGCGGGCCTTGTCAGCATGAACCTCGTCACCCTGCTCTACCTGGTGGCCTCGGTCTGCTTTATCCAGGCGCTCAAGGGGCTGTCGCACCCGGCCTCGGCGCGCAAGGGCAATGCCTTCGGCATGATCGGCATGGCCATCGCGGTGGTCACCACGCTGGTGCTGATCATCAAGCTCAAGAATGAATTCCTCGCCGCGGGCACGGCCCAGTCGTCGGTGGGCACCGGCATCGCGCTGATCTTCGCGGCGCTGGTGGTCGGCGGCGGCATCGGCGCCTACGTCGCGCGCAAGGTGCAGATGACCAAGATGCCGGAGCTGGTCGCGGCAATGCACTCGCTGATCGGCCTGGCTGCGGTGTTCATCGCGGTGGCGGCAGTGGCCGAGCCGGCGGCGTTCGGCATCAGCCCGGCCGGCTCGCACCTGATCCCGCTGGGCAACCGCATCGAGCTGTTTATCGGCTGCTTCGTCGGCGCGATCACGTTCTCGGGCTCGGTGATCGCCTTCGGCAAGCTGGCCGGGCGCTACAAGTTCCGCCTGTTCCAGGGCGCGCCGGTGGTGTTCGCCGGCCAGCACATGCTGAACCTGGCGCTGGCGGTGGCCATGGTCGGCTTCGGCATCGCCTTCTTCATGACGCAGGAATGGCTGCCGTTCCTGGTGATGCTGGCGATCGCCTTCGTGCTGGGCGTGCTGATCATCATCCCGATCGGCGGTGCCGACATGCCGGTGGTGGTGTCGATGCTGAACTCGTACTCGGGCTGGGCTGCGGCCGGCATCGGCTTCTCGCTGAACAACCCGATGCTGATCATCGCCGGCTCGCTGGTGGGATCCAGCGGTGCGATCCTCTCGTACATCATGTGCAAGGCGATGAACCGCTCGTTCTTCAACGTGATCCTGGGCGGCTTCGGCGGCGATGCGTCGGCTGGCGCAGCCGCCGGCGCGCAGGCGCAGCGCAACGTCAAGTCGGGCTCGGCGGACGACGCCGCCTTCCTGATGGGCAACGCCGAAACCGTGATCATCGTGCCCGGCTACGGCCTGGCGGTGGCGCGCGCGCAGCACGCGCTCAAGGAACTGACCGAGAAGCTGTCCGAGAAGGGCGTGACCGTCAAGTACGCGATCCACCCGGTGGCGGGCCGCATGCCGGGCCACATGAACGTGCTGCTGGCCGAGGCCGAGGTGCCGTACGACCAGGTCTTCGAGATGGAAGACATCAACAGCGAGTTCGGCCAGGCCGACGTGGTGCTGGTGCTGGGCGCCAACGACGTGGTCAACCCGGCGGCCAAGACCGATCCCAAGTCGCCGATCGCGGGCATGCCAATCCTGGAGGCGTACAAGGCCAAGACCATCATCGTCAACAAGCGCTCGATGGCGGCCGGCTACGCCGGGCTGGACAACGAGCTGTTCTACATGGACAAGACCATGATGGTGTTCGGCGACGCCAAGAAGGTGGTTGAGGACATGTTCAAGGCGGTCGACTAA
- a CDS encoding response regulator, which translates to MTFNPHDRNLSVFHHPVLTVLVDDSKSFIDSLAFQMDAARGVITFTDPREALQWIREAYATRFPGFLPVRVTHDDLTFLTERRTVQLDIDRIYRQIHDVNRFLQAGVVVVDYSMPQMDGLEFCQALQDLPCKTILLTGTADESIAVQGFNHGLIDRYVKKHDSNMVERLDQEIEAMQQAYFATLSRTLRELLTRHSFSFLSDPAMTERVRQLTARYGFVEYYLYPNPAGILLLTAQGHATLMVIETRAGLLTQVESAEAYDAPAALIEGLREGRLVPFFWPGNGMYTPACVDWEQYCLPAERCEGREEFFYALFDLPRHLLQEPVVSLQSFLADFSRNPDALTGRKRP; encoded by the coding sequence ATGACCTTCAATCCGCACGACAGGAATCTGTCGGTCTTCCATCACCCGGTCCTGACTGTCCTTGTGGATGACAGCAAGTCCTTCATCGACAGCCTGGCGTTCCAGATGGATGCCGCGCGCGGGGTGATCACCTTCACCGATCCGCGCGAAGCGCTGCAGTGGATCCGCGAAGCCTACGCCACCCGCTTCCCGGGCTTCCTGCCGGTGCGCGTGACCCACGACGACCTGACCTTCCTGACCGAGCGCCGCACGGTCCAGCTCGACATCGACCGCATCTACCGCCAGATCCACGACGTCAACCGCTTCCTGCAGGCCGGCGTGGTGGTGGTCGACTATTCGATGCCGCAGATGGACGGCCTGGAATTCTGCCAGGCGCTGCAGGACCTGCCGTGCAAGACCATCCTGCTGACCGGCACCGCCGATGAAAGCATCGCGGTGCAAGGCTTCAACCACGGGCTGATCGACCGCTACGTGAAAAAGCACGACAGCAATATGGTGGAGCGGCTGGACCAGGAAATCGAGGCGATGCAGCAGGCGTATTTCGCCACGCTGTCGCGCACGCTGCGCGAGCTGCTGACGCGGCATTCGTTCTCGTTCCTGTCCGATCCGGCCATGACCGAGCGCGTGCGCCAGCTGACCGCGCGCTACGGCTTTGTCGAGTACTACCTGTACCCCAATCCCGCCGGCATCCTGCTGCTGACCGCACAGGGCCACGCCACCCTGATGGTGATCGAGACCCGCGCCGGACTGTTGACGCAGGTGGAGTCGGCCGAGGCCTACGATGCCCCCGCCGCGCTGATCGAAGGCCTGCGCGAAGGCCGGCTGGTGCCGTTCTTCTGGCCCGGCAACGGCATGTACACGCCGGCCTGCGTCGATTGGGAACAATACTGCCTGCCGGCCGAGCGCTGCGAAGGCAGGGAAGAATTCTTCTACGCGCTGTTCGACCTGCCGCGCCACCTGCTGCAGGAGCCGGTGGTCAGCCTGCAGAGCTTCCTGGCGGACTTCAGCCGCAATCCGGACGCGCTGACGGGGCGCAAGCGCCCCTGA